The DNA sequence TGGGGCTGCCTTCCCGTTGGGCTTTAGCTATGAAAACGGGCACTGTTTCGGGCTGGGTTTCGCTGACCACCACCGGGATGCCGGGCTTGATGATACCTGCTTTTTCGCCGGCTATCAGTTGCAGCGTATCGCCCAGCATATTCATGTGGTCCCAGCCTATGTTGGTTATGACCGACAGGAGCGGGGTAATGATATTGGTGGAATCCAAACGGCCACCCAAACCCACTTCAATAATGGCTATATCTACTTTTTCCTTTGCAAAAACATCAAAGGCTAACGCTACGGTCATCTCAAAAAAAGAAGGTGCTATCTCTTCAAAATCAGCTTTATGATCCTCAACAAAATCAATCACGGTTTGCTCGCTGATCATTTGGCCATTAACCCGGATACGTTCCCTAAAATCTTTTAGGTGGGGCGATGTATACAGGCCGGTTTTGTATCCTGCTGTTTGCAGAATAGCAGCCAGCATGTGCGATGTAGAACCTTTACCGTTGGTACCTGCTATGTGCAAGCTTTTAAATTTATGCTGCGGATTGTCCAGTCGTTTGCAAAGCTCAATGGTATTGGTAAGATCCTTTTTAAAAGCCGAAGCCCCATCGCGCGTAAACATGGGGAGCTGAGTATATAGGTATTGGATGGTTTCCTGGTAGTTCATGGTTCATAGTTGATGGTTCATAGTAACACCTGATGAACCGCTAATGAGCGCAAAGGTAATACGGATGTGTTTGATTGAGATTCCTGTTATTGTAAAATATTGCCATGAACCATTAGCTATGATCCATCAGCCGAACTTAATTTACCTTAAACACAAAGGTCATGGTGCCTTTTTGGGTTTCGGGAGCGGTATCAGAGGCATTGAATCTTGATTTGCGCACGGCATCCTCGCAGGCTTGTAACAGGCTGGCATCAGATATGGTAGTGCCGCGTGCTCCTGCAGTGGCTTGTATTACATAGCCATCCTTATCAACCAGGATATCTACTACAATTTTACCGCTATGACGATTTCCGTCATCAACGCTAGGGCGCGAAACAAAACTACGTTGTGTTAAATTCAAATTACCGCCGTTGCCAGAGCCTGTTCCGTTATAGTTGTTGGTAAGGGTTGTTCCAGTTGGCTTACCCTGGTTGCCCGGAGCGTGCCCGGTTCCGTCACCTTCGCCGGTGCCGGTTGTGGCTTTGCCTTTATACAAGGCGTTTTGATTCACCGTAGGCTTGGCCGGGGTTTTTGTTGGCTGCGGTGTAGCTACGGTATTGGTTGGTTTTTTTGTTGGGGCGGCTACTTCCGGGGCGTCCTCGGTATTTTGGGTCACTACGGTTTTGTCGCTGGTTTGCGGAGTGGGTTTATCCTCGGTTGGTTTTTCGTGGGTAACTTTATCTGGTTTGGTATTATTGGCTTTTTCAGCAACCGAAGGTTCCTCGGTACTCATATAATCGCTGCCCATACCTTCGTCAACAGTTCCGTAGTTTACCAGTATTCCCCCGGTACCATCCTCCATTTTTGGTGGATTTTTAAATACAATAAAATAACAGGCAGCAATAAGCACAGCCAAAATAATGCCTGTTGCCGCAAATGCCTTTGGATAGTTATTTTCTTCCCTGTAGTCCATTTTTTAGTATCACGTAGTTGGTATCAAGTAGCTAGTATCAAGTATCAAGATTTTTGTGGTCAACTTTTGAATGTCGTGATACTTGATACTAGCTACTTGATACTACTTCGGTTCCGTTGCCAGAACCAGTTTGATGTTTAATTTTTGTGCTATATCCATTACCTGTACCACATCCTGTATGGCTACAGTTTTGTCGACATATAAAACTATAGTGAGTTCTGTAGCCAGGTTTTTATAACCAGACAGAGTAGTTTGCAAGGCATCTACCGGAACTTCCTTTTTGTCAACGTAGTATCTCAAATCCTTGGTTACCGATACCGTAATGGTTTTTTTGGATACCGATTGCCCGCTTGATGATTTGGGCAATACCAGTTTGATCACATTAGGGTTGGTAACTGTAGATGCAATGAGGAAAAACAAAAGCAGGAAGAACATAATGTCGTTCATGGCCGATGTATGAACTTCTGCCGATGCACCTCTATGTCTTTTTCTTAAATTCATTTGCTTGGCTCCTCTAACAGGTCAATAAATTCAATAGCATCAGTTTCTAGGCTCAAAATTACCTTATCAACCATCATATTCAAAATATGATAGCATACGTAAGCCACAATACCCACCATCAAACCTGCGGCTGATGTAACCATTTTTACGTACAGACCACCAGATATAACACCCATACTGATATTATCTGTTTTAGATATATCATAAAATATCTTGATTACCCCGGCAATAGTACCCAGGAACCCAAACATGGGTGCAATACCTGCTACGATACCCAGGATACCGATATTTTTTTCCAGCTTGGATACTTCCAGTTTACCTACGTTTTCAATAGCGCCCTCAATATCCTTGATGGGGCGACCGATACGCAACAAACCTTTTTGCAGCATACGACCCAGTGGCGAATTATTATTACGGCAAAGCGCTATAGCCGATTCCAGGTTACCCGAATGGATACTGGAGCGTACCTGTAACATCAGGTTGGCCTCATTCTTTGAAGCTTTACGGATGGTAAAATAGCGTTCAAAAAATATTACCAAACCTAAAACAGCCAAAATACCAATGGGAACCATTACCCAGCCACCCTTGATCAATAGATCGCCAAAACGCAGCTCTTCGGGCTGTGTAGTGATGGGTTGTGTAAGGTGACCTGCGGTGTCTGCTACGTGTTTCGCGGTATCTGCTATCTGCTGTATCAATAATAATGTCATTTCTTTTCGTTAATTTCTTTGCTGTAGGATTTTTGATCTATTTTTTTTGCTTTTACAAGTTTAAGTCTTTCGGTCTCGGCCTCGGCAGATGTACTGAAGCTTCCAATAATAATTTTAATGCGTTTACCAGAGCCTGGGCCATGCCATGTGCGGGCATCCACACCAACACTTTTAAATATTTTAACAGCTTCGTCGCTTTTAGTTTGTGTTTTAAATGAGCCGGCGAAGATAACATATTCGGTTTTACCGGCAGTATCGGCTGTGGCTACTGTTTTCTTTAACGTAGTATCGGGTTTAGAAATTGCCTTTGATGCCGTATCCAAAAGTGGAGGGGCTGTTTTATTACTATCATCGGCACTGTCTGCAGCGGCAGCGGGTTGTGTTTTTGTTTGCCCGTTAACGGGT is a window from the Mucilaginibacter inviolabilis genome containing:
- a CDS encoding bifunctional folylpolyglutamate synthase/dihydrofolate synthase yields the protein MNYQETIQYLYTQLPMFTRDGASAFKKDLTNTIELCKRLDNPQHKFKSLHIAGTNGKGSTSHMLAAILQTAGYKTGLYTSPHLKDFRERIRVNGQMISEQTVIDFVEDHKADFEEIAPSFFEMTVALAFDVFAKEKVDIAIIEVGLGGRLDSTNIITPLLSVITNIGWDHMNMLGDTLQLIAGEKAGIIKPGIPVVVSETQPETVPVFIAKAQREGSPITFASDVWTIEEKSKVKSQNSKLLEIEVSNSLLNTHHSSLTIQLDLTGTYQLKNIKGVLSAVDELRKQGFIITNEHITTALKQVKTLTGLHGRWEVLNIQPLTICDTGHNPDGIQEVVKNIAAVNYQQLHFVIGMVNDKDITKVLALLPTKAIYYFCKPDIPRGLDAESMQQQAASFGLHGNTYPSVKAALSAAQANATDNDLVFVGGSTFVVAEVV
- a CDS encoding energy transducer TonB; translated protein: MDYREENNYPKAFAATGIILAVLIAACYFIVFKNPPKMEDGTGGILVNYGTVDEGMGSDYMSTEEPSVAEKANNTKPDKVTHEKPTEDKPTPQTSDKTVVTQNTEDAPEVAAPTKKPTNTVATPQPTKTPAKPTVNQNALYKGKATTGTGEGDGTGHAPGNQGKPTGTTLTNNYNGTGSGNGGNLNLTQRSFVSRPSVDDGNRHSGKIVVDILVDKDGYVIQATAGARGTTISDASLLQACEDAVRKSRFNASDTAPETQKGTMTFVFKVN
- a CDS encoding ExbD/TolR family protein; this translates as MNLRKRHRGASAEVHTSAMNDIMFFLLLFFLIASTVTNPNVIKLVLPKSSSGQSVSKKTITVSVTKDLRYYVDKKEVPVDALQTTLSGYKNLATELTIVLYVDKTVAIQDVVQVMDIAQKLNIKLVLATEPK
- a CDS encoding MotA/TolQ/ExbB proton channel family protein, whose amino-acid sequence is MTLLLIQQIADTAKHVADTAGHLTQPITTQPEELRFGDLLIKGGWVMVPIGILAVLGLVIFFERYFTIRKASKNEANLMLQVRSSIHSGNLESAIALCRNNNSPLGRMLQKGLLRIGRPIKDIEGAIENVGKLEVSKLEKNIGILGIVAGIAPMFGFLGTIAGVIKIFYDISKTDNISMGVISGGLYVKMVTSAAGLMVGIVAYVCYHILNMMVDKVILSLETDAIEFIDLLEEPSK